In Anopheles bellator chromosome 2, idAnoBellAS_SP24_06.2, whole genome shotgun sequence, the genomic stretch ATGTCACCAGCGTCGTTCTCGTTTTGAACCATTTGATCGTCGCtgtacaaaacgaaaacatatgCCATACATAaagatttatgtttcaacAATCCTCATACCATACCTCATACCAACATACCTCATAGTatctgttttattgtttcttatttCTTGTATTGGCTCGGCAAATGTGTGACTCGTACAAATCAAATCATTGCTTCCCTGTCCACAAAACtgacaaataaaatatgaaactcTCAAATTGTTTATGTAGCAATTTACTTACGTTTGGAAAGTCAATGAAACTAGAAACAGTTTCGAAGTATTTTAGTTGATTTTCAGCAGATTCCCGACTCAATGTCTGTTGATCATCAATGTGGTTACGCTCACCTCTAGACTCACACGGTTCCAGAGAATTAGGCAGAGCGACACTAGTCGTGTCACTTCGCTGATGCGGTTTAGGCAGTTCAGACTGCGAAATCTTACTTGTTTCCAGACAGCTTTCCTTCAGGAGTGCGTTGGATGTTGTAGGGCGTCGAAGCTTGTCTTCTTGCTCTTCTCTGACACCTACGACACCTTGCCCCAGAATATTGGCCACTACGTCGCTGTTTATTTGCTCAAGGGCATGTGAGTTGTCTAGAACTGTCTTTTCGTTAGAATCGGAAAATGACGGGGCTTGGAGAATGTTTTCTAGCTCGTCACCGCCTCTTTGTTGTAGCGTATCAGAAATCGGTGGATGTTGTGCACTGGTATTTCTTATCGAAACCGTGTCATTCATATGTTTGAAATCTAAATTCACAAGAATGTCCTCCGGTTCATTAACTGATTTGTTTATCGCGCACTTTTTAGACAATTTTTCAAAGTTTGTTTCGTCGATTTGAAATTCTGTTTTCTCCAGATCATTcgcacatttttgtttttttaagcATGAAGGAACCTGTGGTGTAGTATCCTGAAAACAATGCTCATTGTGTTGATCAATAATCTTTTCGACATTTGTATTCAGTGATGTAGGCAATACATCAACGAATGGTGTGTGACCTTGCTGCTTTTGTGCAAATTCTGGTAACGCAATAGAAGCAGACGATGTTTCAACACTATCTGTAAAACTGTTTTCTGCCGGTACGCTGATTTGTCTCCGCAAAAGAGGGTCAAAGATGGTCAGCACGGAATTTCTTGGCAATTCCAATGAAGTGTGCGGTGTTGTCGATGCTAATGCAGCCGTCGCCGGTGTAGATCCTCTGGAcaataaacaatcgaaatCGGCCGAAGAAAAGATATCTACAACAATGGATTTGCAATGGTAATGCTTCAATAACTACACTTTACTTTTCACGGTTTAGTGACTTGTTGCCCTCTGTCAGTAACCCAATTGTTAATATAGAAGATGCTGATGCTCGATTTTGTTAGCTTTCACATAAAAACACGGAAAGCATGACAAATCGAATCACCGCACTGCTGGTAGAAATAAACCTAAACCTAGGTTGTAACAGGCTCTATTGTCGTCCTACTTGCACACTTTAAAAACATTCACTGCCTACTCATTTATGTTTGCAGGTTCAGTGCTCCACATTCAACAATACTCGATaggatgcaaaacaaaagtcTGCACCCTGCTCTTGTTCAGTAGCTACAGACAGGCGTTCACTATTATATTAACGAAAAAGTTATGAGCGTTGAATCAGAACGTTGAACATATTGGCTTAGTGTGTTAAAGATGATGCACCTCAAATTCACCAATTACTTcattatttcataatttcccTGGATTCGCGATCCGTCCACTGTGTAAATTGCTAAGCAGATGGAGATCAATCCGCGCTAGTGTAATCACTGTGGGCTTGTTTAAGAGTCGAATGTTAGGCTATTACagctcaaaatctctataatacaaaagaaaaaaaaactgtgggCTTGTAACTTTCATAATTATTAGGagtcatgtttttttttaattctctgGTAATTATTTTATAACTCTACCTATctacatttacattttatcgAAACTATCACAGAGGTTGAATAGACTCCGCATAGTTCAAATTTAACGATTATAGAAAGTACAATCGTACATAAAAACATGGTaaataatattgaaaaaaaatcgaacaaaaaaacctttttaaatttttgatttAGCTAACATGGTAAGTCTGCTCTAAACACAGCTTCGTAAAACAcatattaaaattttattatgaGTAAATTTCAGTGTTTGATATCATCCTAAAACGGATTTTCACACTTACAGTTATCAGCGGGTGTGAACAGCTCTTCTTCTGAAAAGGGCGCGTTGGAAGTATTGTTATGGGTTGCCtcgaacgatgatgacggaAACTTCTCCAGGCTTTGTTCCTTTGTAGCAGAAGGAAATTCCAACAATGTTTCGTTACAATTATCATTAATccgattttcctttccatcaAAACATTCAGTGTTATTGTGATAACTAGCATTTAGCACTCTAGTCACTTCTCGTCTCGAAACATTTCCTTCGTTTGAAACTTCACCAATCGAGTCGTCGATCCGATTGAAGTAATTATTATCGGGTAATAGAGAAACGCTCATTATTTCGTCAACTgtaaattaacaaaaaaaaaaaattaataacgatacgaatgaaatatttacaaCATCATAGGTCAAAGATGCCATGAAAATGTATTACCGTTCATGGCAGATCCATTTCCCGAAAGATCGTTTTCAATAGATATATCCATGCATTCCATAATCAATCCCAAATTTTGTAGCAACGctctaaaataaaatattcattaatttattaattaatataAAATATCTTTGACGTTAATGTATTGTTAAATCACCTTATCTTCAAACATGCAACAGATTTATTTATAGTCACCACTCGCTTAGCTCGTAGTGCGCAACATAGTAGTATAAATTGCTTTTCTGCACATTACTTTGTGTGTCGATTTTTAGACTTCTTCAACTCGGACAATACCCAATAATAACAATATAATGGATAAATATTGTTAGCCGTACTATAGATAACCTAAATATTATTAACCATATCACCAAATAATGCAGATAACTAAATAATACGTGTTTTTTCATTAAGTCATTTTTGCTGACTATGACAATGGATTGGGGCGGCATTTGATGCGTCGCCCACACACATtagtttgcaaacaaatttgTAATATTTCtactcgactcgactcgactcgatcATGAGTACTTACCGTGAGAATATGTTGATGTCTGCCGCAATAGGAGGTAGGaaagatccaaaaaataaaactatcgAATTGCGCAGCTCGACGAAAAATAGTTTCTGACTTTTGCGATTATTCGGACGCTGTATGAGAGGATCAAAGAACCGCCAAAAAATGACATTTTACTGGCGTTTCCAACACCGTCGGGGGGATCCTCGTTATAACATACATAATCGAAATAGTTACATAGATACCAGTGCAAGAATTATATTTGATACAatcgtggttttgttttgcaaatattcgttcgctgttgttgttgttgttgtgaaatgCAGATGTTTTACAATAATTTTTACATGCTTACCTACATTCAGACCCAATGTTGAACTGTTTGTGTCCAAGCCAAGCACATCAACGTACAAATCTATCTATAATTCAAAGGTAGATATAGATATAGATCTTTAGGAATTTCTTTTCAACCTGATTGCGGGGAAGatgaagcgtaacgtaatgtttttggcattgcagattaatgccaaactgctgcgcttctgccAAAACGTATACGTTTTGGCCGAGTCGTAAACAGattggcattacaaattaattttacgctagtttttacgcttcgtgtggcctcccagtgacggttttttttaaatgaaaagggttgttgttgtttgtctcGCTCTATTTGTTCGCCCTTCAATGCTGTACACCTTCAGGTGCCGCCAACACTCGTCAGGTGCCGCACGGCTTTAGTACACCAATCACAATCAAACACGAACTATCAaatctgaagaaaacataaccaCTTTTGCCTTGTCACCACTTTATAAAAATTTGCCTTCCTACTAAATAATTATTACAAATGCCTCCCAGTACGTTCTTTAaaatgaacataaattaattgtcGGTGTAGATCTTCGTCGATGTTTATCACGAAcctaaacacgtttgacatttcatttttatatttttgctgcacgaagcgcaaacgattgcggtccgatttgcgcttggtgtggcaCCGCAGTATAGATTGACAGTATTGCTGGTTTGGTTGGAATAGATTTGCTCGTCAGATTCCCACGTGGTAACAACTTCTAAACAAGTGAAAAATACAGCGCAAAACAATGGTGAAATCGCTTAAAATTTctgtgaaaacaaaattctcATCGAAAAGTATGTTTAGTAATGTTGTAATTTGCTGTGTTGTAGTTATACTAATGCTAAGGTTTTCCATTCGCAACTTAGGAAAATATGCACAACAAAAAGCTACACGCCGATACGAAATACAGAATGCTCGTAACATACCATTTACGAAAATCAAAGAGCTTACACGTGCTTCCACCGATGCTTTGGAAGAAGCATATCGAACACAAATTGAAACTGAAGCGAAAAGCAGAGAAAAAGTTTGCCATTTGCTGCCAATTAAAGTCAAGGGAAAAGGGGTAGTCAATCGATCCACCCAAAGACATCCATCCAATGTTCACAATGAAACTGGCGATACTTCGAATGAAATGAACTTCGAAACGAATGacaaagaaacagaaatagaacTAGATTCTCTATCTCTTGCGGAAATAATACTGAAACGAAAACATGATATCCAAGAAAAGCAGCTGCTAATCGGTTCTCATTGTGCTGCCATCTTAGAGAATCCAGACGCTAGAATTGATAACATCGCAGTTTTATTAGATTGCCTACGAGAAACGAACAAAGATGGGTCAAACAATTTCTTATCCATTCGGAAAATAGCTATGATATCACTTGTGGAAATTTTTAGAGACATTGTGCCAGAATATCGTGTGGGTATAGTAGATAAAGTACAACAGAAACGTGAGTATTAAACAACAATGTCGTTAAAACGATACTAaataatttgtatttgtattatACTTTCAGTAAAGAAAGATACCGTTGCTCGTGTCAACTATGAGAACAAACTTTTGGCGTTTTATAAACAGTACCTGCAACAGTTAGAAACTGTAATCAAAACATACCATCGCAACAAGCGACAATCGAAGAATGTGTCAGCTGATACTTTGCAGCTATTGGACACCTCTGTAAACTGTTTGTGTGATTTGGTATTGGCTCATCCATATTTCAACTACACACAAAACATAGTGCAGGTGCTGGTACCTATTTTAAACGATGTCAAGCCAAATTTGCGAAAAATAGTTCACGCTTGCTTTAGTACATTGTTTAAAACAGATACGCGGTTGGATCTAACACATCATGTAAGTAAGAGTAAAGTGTATTAATATTACCATTGGGTGTTTCAATTAATGAGTTCGGTTTTACAAAGGATAGCGTTACTCACTGAATGTaagaatttttttaatgaaatattagGTTGCCTAAAAtgaaatcgacgtttttcacgatagatgccgtttatgatcgatatctcgtgaagtatcaatggtaaagtttcaaatttaggctcgttttaaaactgatattttacactttttacacaaaaaagcttcattgtttattgtttgttccattcgtttgtcaGTCACAGGGTGTGAACAATGGAGGTAAACTAAGAGAAAATTCGattcattttacaatttttctttgaaaaaggcgaaaatacaagctaggccgctgaaattgtgcatggtgtttatggtgccgattttctaactggggggctacatgaggcgttccgtaatgtttttgacattacagattaatgccaaactgctgcgcctctgtcaaaacgtttacgggtcggccgaggcgtaaacccgaccgtaaatactttttgcatacgctttgcttacaaacagaggataatttaacttcttatttgctggtatagcaacaaaatcgaaaaaacagaaaaaaatattcagaaatcaatttatttgtcTTCTagttctattttctcggaccaaaaacacgaacgtaaacacgtttgacatttcgtttttatatttgtGCTGTCACAcaaagcgtaaacgatttgacattacaaataaattttacgctagttttcacgcctgATGTAGCCCCCAGTAACAGCTAGGTGAAATTTTGCTTTGTTGACCCGTTTCAGAGCTAAACACCtctataattcaaaagaaaaaaaaaaatgacccgtttcagttattttcgatgttaaagatgcacctcgcagAGACAGACCGTTGCAAATATCGATGAAATCCcagaaataattaaagttgattggcatgttagtaatcagagcatcggctaggagctaaagatcaatcatcgaacagcttaAAACCATTTGCACAAAGCTAGATTAACAAAGAACCTTGTAGTTTGGGCGCCACGCcatttacacaaaaaacaagatgggtcgaatttccatctgcgcaactttggccaaacggaatgaaatcgaaccatttcttaagTGGATGGGTATtggggatgaggaatgggatacatacgacaatactgtgtgaatATAATCGTGGTCTAAgtgtggtgaagcagcttaaccggtggtcaaaccacCAGTTTTTACTGGctatatggtgggacttgaatGGAATCGTtaattatgagttgcttctTTGTAGCCGAACgctaaattcagatctcttcTGTCAATTATGGCACCGTACGAGactagcaattgaccagaaacggccagaatcggtcaacggaagaggttttgtgttccgtcaggacaacgaaatgtgaCGCACGTCTTaagtgactcgccagaaagtccggaaGCTTGGTGGGGATATGTTgatgcatccaccgtatagtccgtACCTTGCatcaagcgattgacacctttttcgcgctttataaaatttcctgagtgatgaaaaactgagatcaaaaaaggattatgaaattggattgctcgagtttttcggaAATAACGTCTAAACTTTCTGTAAAAAGGCAATATGAAGGTATTTCTAAAAAGCCAATAATTTTTTCAACTAAATGATGCATATTTGAAGTAAATCGGACTATTGGAAACCTGTTAAATATAGGTTTAAAATgcacgcaaaaaacgtcgatttctttttagccaaccttaTATGTTTCTGATAGttactgtcattacgcatctaacgcagtatagattaTTTCGTCAAattgtaaacaacacctgttttgggcatttgaacatgtcaagttttgttcctggtagaCTGTTTTTGCGaggagtactttttcattactgcttcACGGCAGAAAAAGGGGGTTTTCGTACCGAATCGttactggtgatgaaaaaggGAGATATTAGAAGAATCTTAAACTCAAAAAGGCCTGGGTACTGCTTGAGTAACCATGTCCATTGCAACCACAGCGAAATATccacggttatgctgtgcatatggtggtATACGAAAAGTGTGGTGCACTATGAGCTGTCAG encodes the following:
- the LOC131208408 gene encoding uncharacterized protein LOC131208408 isoform X3; this translates as MSVSLLPDNNYFNRIDDSIGEVSNEGNVSRREVTRVLNASYHNNTECFDGKENRINDNCNETLLEFPSATKEQSLEKFPSSSFEATHNNTSNAPFSEEELFTPADNYIFSSADFDCLLSRGSTPATAALASTTPHTSLELPRNSVLTIFDPLLRRQISVPAENSFTDSVETSSASIALPEFAQKQQGHTPFVDVLPTSLNTNVEKIIDQHNEHCFQDTTPQVPSCLKKQKCANDLEKTEFQIDETNFEKLSKKCAINKSVNEPEDILVNLDFKHMNDTVSIRNTSAQHPPISDTLQQRGGDELENILQAPSFSDSNEKTVLDNSHALEQINSDVVANILGQGVVGVREEQEDKLRRPTTSNALLKESCLETSKISQSELPKPHQRSDTTSVALPNSLEPCESRGERNHIDDQQTLSRESAENQLKYFETVSSFIDFPNFCGQGSNDLICTSHTFAEPIQEIRNNKTDTMSDDQMVQNENDAGDIEKNPKTDNHVAEMEKKMHDVELREESMLKRITEKDKTICKMSNVVEAYERTIAELISEKETLIRTHELECESLKQDNDINTQHMESLEKTFSNLYAKYERMKKNAIEYKEREEKLLNKVMKLEECLRAQEQRYEKMKSHAMSQLEIANTKIDEANRNHSQESAKLKALIKKEELYRISINEQLIQKSKENEELVKICDELISDTN
- the LOC131208408 gene encoding uncharacterized protein LOC131208408 isoform X2, with amino-acid sequence MECMDISIENDLSGNGSAMNVDEIMSVSLLPDNNYFNRIDDSIGEVSNEGNVSRREVTRVLNASYHNNTECFDGKENRINDNCNETLLEFPSATKEQSLEKFPSSSFEATHNNTSNAPFSEEELFTPADNYIFSSADFDCLLSRGSTPATAALASTTPHTSLELPRNSVLTIFDPLLRRQISVPAENSFTDSVETSSASIALPEFAQKQQGHTPFVDVLPTSLNTNVEKIIDQHNEHCFQDTTPQVPSCLKKQKCANDLEKTEFQIDETNFEKLSKKCAINKSVNEPEDILVNLDFKHMNDTVSIRNTSAQHPPISDTLQQRGGDELENILQAPSFSDSNEKTVLDNSHALEQINSDVVANILGQGVVGVREEQEDKLRRPTTSNALLKESCLETSKISQSELPKPHQRSDTTSVALPNSLEPCESRGERNHIDDQQTLSRESAENQLKYFETVSSFIDFPNGSNDLICTSHTFAEPIQEIRNNKTDTMSDDQMVQNENDAGDIEKNPKTDNHVAEMEKKMHDVELREESMLKRITEKDKTICKMSNVVEAYERTIAELISEKETLIRTHELECESLKQDNDINTQHMESLEKTFSNLYAKYERMKKNAIEYKEREEKLLNKVMKLEECLRAQEQRYEKMKSHAMSQLEIANTKIDEANRNHSQESAKLKALIKKEELYRISINEQLIQKSKENEELVKICDELISDTN
- the LOC131208408 gene encoding uncharacterized protein LOC131208408 isoform X1, which translates into the protein MECMDISIENDLSGNGSAMNVDEIMSVSLLPDNNYFNRIDDSIGEVSNEGNVSRREVTRVLNASYHNNTECFDGKENRINDNCNETLLEFPSATKEQSLEKFPSSSFEATHNNTSNAPFSEEELFTPADNYIFSSADFDCLLSRGSTPATAALASTTPHTSLELPRNSVLTIFDPLLRRQISVPAENSFTDSVETSSASIALPEFAQKQQGHTPFVDVLPTSLNTNVEKIIDQHNEHCFQDTTPQVPSCLKKQKCANDLEKTEFQIDETNFEKLSKKCAINKSVNEPEDILVNLDFKHMNDTVSIRNTSAQHPPISDTLQQRGGDELENILQAPSFSDSNEKTVLDNSHALEQINSDVVANILGQGVVGVREEQEDKLRRPTTSNALLKESCLETSKISQSELPKPHQRSDTTSVALPNSLEPCESRGERNHIDDQQTLSRESAENQLKYFETVSSFIDFPNFCGQGSNDLICTSHTFAEPIQEIRNNKTDTMSDDQMVQNENDAGDIEKNPKTDNHVAEMEKKMHDVELREESMLKRITEKDKTICKMSNVVEAYERTIAELISEKETLIRTHELECESLKQDNDINTQHMESLEKTFSNLYAKYERMKKNAIEYKEREEKLLNKVMKLEECLRAQEQRYEKMKSHAMSQLEIANTKIDEANRNHSQESAKLKALIKKEELYRISINEQLIQKSKENEELVKICDELISDTN